The following proteins are encoded in a genomic region of Pungitius pungitius chromosome 17, fPunPun2.1, whole genome shotgun sequence:
- the agr2 gene encoding anterior gradient protein 2 homolog yields MIKAGLSVLLVLVVMSSAFGKYIPKSGKRIPQTLSRGWGDQLIWAQTYEEALYWARSRNKPLMVLFHLENCPHSHELRKVLSEDNGIQKMLDEDFIVLNLMYETTDKHLSPDGQYVPRIIFVDPAMTVRADIVGRYSNRMYAYEPADIKLLKSNMEKAKKLLKSEL; encoded by the exons ATGATCAAAGCGGGGTTGTCCGTCCTCTTGGTCCTGGTGGTCATGTCCTCTGCCTTCGGGAAATACATCCCTAAATCTGGCAAAAGGATCCCTCAGACTCTCTCCAGAG GTTGGGGCGATCAGCTGATTTGGGCTCAGACGTACGAGGAGGCTCTGTACTGGGCCAGGTCAAG AAACAAGCCTCTGATGGTTCTGTTCCACCTTGAGAACTGTCCACACAGCCACG AACTCAGGAAGGTTTTATCTGAGGACAACGGGATCCAGAAAATGCTCGACGAGGACTTCATCGTCCTCAATCTAATG tatgaaaccacagacaaaCATCTGTCTCCTGATGGACAGTATGTCCCCAGAATCATTTTTGTTG ACCCTGCAATGACGGTGAGGGCCGACATCGTGGGGCGTTACTCCAACCGCATGTATGCCTACGAACCAGCTGACATCAAACTCT tgAAAAGTAACATGGAAAAGGCCAAGAAGCTCCTGAAGTCGGAGCTGTGA